One window from the genome of Planctomycetia bacterium encodes:
- a CDS encoding type II toxin-antitoxin system RelE/ParE family toxin encodes MEEIRPGLGKQFVARVRQVLERIASMPEMYATVFQDVRAVRLRQFRYVLYYIVLTDSIDVLAVLHGSPDSSVWQARFQ; translated from the coding sequence TTGGAGGAAATTCGCCCTGGACTGGGTAAACAATTCGTTGCCCGAGTCAGACAGGTATTGGAGCGTATCGCATCAATGCCTGAAATGTATGCAACAGTATTTCAGGATGTACGAGCAGTCAGGTTACGACAATTTCGATATGTCCTTTACTACATCGTCTTGACTGATTCCATCGACGTGCTGGCAGTTCTTCATGGTTCGCCTGATTCTTCTGTGTGGCAGGCTCGATTTCAATAA